Proteins from one Hemicordylus capensis ecotype Gifberg chromosome 7, rHemCap1.1.pri, whole genome shotgun sequence genomic window:
- the SLC1A5 gene encoding neutral amino acid transporter B(0) isoform X2: MVKKNLTDGLGRISENVTELKLPIGKEVEGMNILGLVVFAIVFGIALRKLGPEGENLIKFFNSFNEATMVLVSWIMWYAPLGIMFLVAGKIVEMEDVVVLFTSLGKYICCCLVGHAIHGLIVLPLIYFIFTRRNPYRFLWGIFTPLATAFGTSSSSATLPLMMKCVEEKNGVSKHISRFILPIGATVNMDGAALFQCVAAVFIAQLNNRTLNFIQVITILVTATASSVGAAGIPAGGVLTLAIILEAVGLPTNDISLILAVDWLVDRTCTVLNVEGDAFGAGLLQVYSEKTMGKAEAEELMEIKTDGLEAGKGAAAEEGSPLIKRDGPGLLEGLSPCEKESVM, encoded by the exons ATGGTCAAAAAGAACTTGACGGATGGACTGGGGAGAATCAGTGAAAATGTCACAGAGTTAAAG TTGCCCATAGGCAAAGAGGTTGAGGGGATGAACATCCTGGGCCTGGTGGTCTTTGCCATCGTCTTTGGGATCGCTCTACGGAAGCTCGGACCCGAAGGGGAGAACCTGATCAAGTTCTTCAACTCCTTCAATGAGGCTACCATGGTTTTGGTCTCCTGGATCATGTG gtaCGCCCCCTTAGGTATCATGTTCTTGGTTGCCGGCAAGATAGTGGAGATGGAAGACGTGGTGGTCCTCTTCACCAGCCTGGGCAAATACATCTGCTGCTGCCTGGTGGGCCACGCCATCCACGGCCTCATCGTCTTGCCACTCATCTACTTCATCTTCACCCGCAGGAACCCTTACCGCTTCCTCTGGGGCATCTtcacacccctggccaccgccttcgGCACTTCCTCCAG CTCCGCCACCCTGCCCCTGATGATGAAATGCGTTGAGGAGAAGAACGGCGTCTCCAAGCACATCAGCCGCTTCATCCTGCCCATCGGAGCCACTGTCAACATGGACGGGGCGGCCCTCTTCCAGTGCGTGGCTGCTGTCTTCATCGCCCAGCTCAACAACCGCACGCTCAACTTCATCCAGGTCATCACCATCCT CGTCACTGCAACGGCTTCCAGTGTTGGGGCCGCCGGGATTCCCGCAGGCGGCGTCCTCACCCTCGCCATCATCTTGGAGGCGGTTGGGCTGCCCACCAATGacatctccctcattctggcagtGGATTGGCTGGT GGACCGAACTTGCACCGTCCTGAACGTGGAGGGGGATGCCTTTGGCGCAGGCCTCCTTCAGGTATACTCCGAAAAGACGATGGGCAAAGCAGAAGCGGAAGAGCTGATGGAGATCAAGACGGACGGGCTGGAAGCTGGCAagggagcagctgcagaggaggggTCCCCGCTGATCAAGAGAGACGGTCCTGGCCTCTTGGAAGGCCTCAGTCCTTGCGAAAAAGAATCTGTGATGTAA